TGGCCACCGCGCGGCGCCTGGGCATCGAACCGGTCGTCACCCTTTACCATTTCGCGTATCCGGCCTGGCTGGAGGGCGGCTGGGAAAACGTGGCGGCGCCGGCGGCGTTCGCCCGCTACGTCGAGACCGTGGCGGCCGCGTTCCGCGGGAAGGTGCGCTACTGGATCACCATCAACGAGCCGAACCTCGAACCCGGGCTCGGCTACCTGGTGGGCGTCTTCCCGCCGGGGCGGATGAGCCCGCTGGCCTTCGCGCGAGCCACCGAGAGCATCCTGCGGGCGCACGTGGCGGCCTACGACGAGCTGCATCGCGCCGATCCGGGCGCGCTGGTGTCCACCAACGTCTTCCGGATGGTGCGGCGCCAGGGCCAGGAGACCGTCACCTGGCTGCCTGCGATGGAGCCGGGCGAGGTGATGATGGACAGGCTCGCCGCGTGGGTGGACGCGCCGGGCGCCCGGCCGCGCCGGACGCTGGACTACGTGGCGTTCGACTACTACTACGCGTTCACCCTTCCGGAGTTCTTCCAGCTTGCCGATTACTGGCGGTGGCCGGTACACCCCCCCGGAATCTACGACGCGGCCCGCTACTACCATGACAGGTACCGGTTGCCGGTGCTCGTGGCCGAGAATGGCATGGCCGAGCAGCGCCGCCAGGTCCGCCCTGACGGCTGGACGCGCGAGGCGTTCCTGGTCAACCACGTCTACGAGTTGCAGCGGGCAGCCGCCGAGGGCGTGCCGGTGCTCGGCTACTTCTACTGGTCGCTGATGGACAACTACGAGTGGGGCTCCTACACGCCGACCTTCGGGCTGTACCGGGTGGATCGCGACGATCCGCTCCTGCGGCGCAAGCCCACGCAGGCCGCCGACGTTTACCGGCGCATGGCTCGCGACAACGGCATCCCGGGAGATCTCCTCGACAGGTATCTCTACCGGCGATCGTGACGGCTCGTCAGCTCGCCTGGTCCCGCCGCCACTTCTCGAGGTCGGACACCCGGCTCTCGAGCGACACGTGGGCATCG
The nucleotide sequence above comes from Candidatus Tanganyikabacteria bacterium. Encoded proteins:
- a CDS encoding glycoside hydrolase family 1 protein, which translates into the protein MLRTHMKDLFSELVAYVSALGLTFGSPAYAPAPPQEPQARPAAALARLGEDGRRPLSYLEAQRTIPVEPGAALRFPRGFMWGVAVSGTQVEGNDHHSSWAAWERMGRTREPKGLATASWERYEEDLALAARTGATAFRMSVEWSRVEPRPGEFDHAALARYASVVATARRLGIEPVVTLYHFAYPAWLEGGWENVAAPAAFARYVETVAAAFRGKVRYWITINEPNLEPGLGYLVGVFPPGRMSPLAFARATESILRAHVAAYDELHRADPGALVSTNVFRMVRRQGQETVTWLPAMEPGEVMMDRLAAWVDAPGARPRRTLDYVAFDYYYAFTLPEFFQLADYWRWPVHPPGIYDAARYYHDRYRLPVLVAENGMAEQRRQVRPDGWTREAFLVNHVYELQRAAAEGVPVLGYFYWSLMDNYEWGSYTPTFGLYRVDRDDPLLRRKPTQAADVYRRMARDNGIPGDLLDRYLYRRS